The sequence AAATACCTCATCCCAGGCATTCAGTTTTATGACTTTGATGCCAACCAGTGTATCGTGTATTTTCTTCAATCGCTCATCTGTGTATTTCTGTATAAAAGTACAACGATAGTATATccaaatatttacttttataacttatgattGAGAACTTACTGCAATAACCTCCCCGTTTTTCGACATTGCGTTTCCAATTAAAAACTGCAGGGGCGTCATTATCACTATACAGACAATGGATCCAATGACTGCACTTATTCCCAAATTCacatataataaatatataaccaCAGATAtctgaaataaatgaaaacaaaacatataataaatattatattaaactTTGAAGAGGTTTTAAAACccttttttgaaaatattaggTCTATAAAATTAGTAACTAATAAAATagatttattatattatattgtaAGTAGTAAATTAGGCAAAATGAAAGAAATAGAAGAACCCTTTCAGTAATTTATCTAAGAATTATAAAGAAAgccaataaatatttacaaataaaaaccattttacataaaatcaaatttataGCTTAACGATTATAcaacatattaaaaacatttatatcCCTTTATCAAGTCAAGGATTTCTCGACCAGCCAATGCGATAAATTAGGTTCGTGTTAGCGAACATCAAACGGAGTCCAAATGGCACACAAGTTGctcataaattttaaaaacgaTTAGACTACCAAATGGCGAATCTCAATACGAACCTTAAATGGAATGGCCCAGGCATAGTGGATGATCAGGAAGAACTGCATAATGTTTAGGGTGTCCTCGGTCATGTGGTTGGTAATACTGCCAATGTCATTGGTGATTTTGGATTCTGTGAAGTAATGAAACTTTGATTAATTATGTACTTAAACAATTTATAGTATTATAAGCGGTGGTATACGAAAAAAATACTAGCTAAGCTggaaaaaatctttttcaatatgatATGAGATCATGTTAAGAGGTATTATGTTTTTAACAAAATGCTAATTCATTTTAGTCTGATTTCATTTGCGAAAATGCTTTTCTGAAACAATTTATATTGGGCATTTCTTGTCTTGATAAAAATCTTGTGTTTGGTAGGTATATTAATAACAATATATGTAAGCttaaccgaaaaaaaaatgataaatGATCCAAATGAGTGTTAATACACTTTTTTAGATATTTAGTTCCTGATATGATATTATTTGGCGTTAAATTGCTTTTCTGAAACTATATATATTGGACACTATCTGTCTTAacaaacaacatttttttggtAGGTATATAAGTAAGGATATCTATTTTGTTCTATAATTTACCGCTTGAGCTGTCTGGTGTTGGCTTGGAATCATCGTTTTTTGGTTTCTCATCCGCAGGAAGCGAAGTCGTTTGAGCTTCTTCTTCGGAACACCCACCGCCCGCATTCAGGAGCAAACTTTTTCTATAAATTAGACCCTGCAGGGAGGTCTTAATCCTGATGCCAGTCATGTTGAGGATGTGCGTCGAGGCCTGGGACAGAGCGCCTTGTGTGATGGCGGCCAGCAGGACAATCCAGGCGATGCACCAACCATTCGCCAGGAGATCCGACCAGGTGCTGCCGTAGATTCGCACTCTATCGATGTTGGTGCCGAAAACCTCGTCGAATTCGGTGCCCAGGATCCTGGAGGTGGACAGCAAAGAGGACTCCTCCGGCGGCTCCTCCTCCTTGGCAGCCTGGGCATAAAGTTTCTCTATATATTCTACGATTTTCTGTATGGCCAGCGGTCCAATCAGGGCAAATAAATCACCGGCCAGCTTCAAAATGCCGCCCAAGGCAAACATTTGCCAACTATTCTTTATGTAGCAATACCAGAGGGATGGCGACGAATTTGACTTTTTCTGCacattaaaattgttaaaaGAGATATGTGTGTGCATATTCCTTAAGTTTACCTACCTTCTTTTCAGTGTAGATATACAGAAAGTGGTCGTAATGGGACCTGGCGCTGTCCTCCAGTTTCATTTGACCCAAATCCTCCAGCTCCAGTGGTTCCTTGTAGCCCAACCACAGCAGTGGTGTTAGCCACCAAAAACAGGATTTCGAGTAAAATGTGGCAAGTGAGTGCTTGTAGCCTATTTTGCCATAGTCATCCAAATAGTCATCATGATAGCACTGTAAAATGGAAACAAATGtataaaatttaatgaaattttcTTATACACACAAACAAACTTTAGGTAAAATTGACCAATATAATACTTAAATGGAATTGTAAATTTAACCAACGATAAAATACACTCATCTTACTATTTTATGGTAGTTTTAAAATAGTCAAAATAGTTAAATAATAACCAAAGCGTCAGTATTCTTAATAGttgttaaacattttttttaaatttacttaaCAATTCGTATTAcccatatttttttttgtaagtattaatttaaaaatcacGAAAATCCAGCGGGCCCACAATTGTATCCCTactttttgaatttaaatattcaacTCTTTGGTGGAGCTTTCATTTCCTACTTTGCCTGTTGTCGTGGGACTCTTCCTGCGACCAAGCCACAAACTACTGGACACAAAAAATACATTCTCGCAAAGTATGAAAGGCATTAAGCTCAAAATCTGCACTTAACctcaattaaaatttaaacatgCAAATCGCATTGCAATTTTTGGCTTCCTCTGTTGGGCCAACTTTTTTGTTGGCAgtacaattaaataaatacgCCCTTGTCATGGTCGTAATCGCAGGCAGTGGCCTTTTCTAAGTTAATCTGGATAAAGCAACCGGAACCTCTGACTTAATTATGATTTTCCAGAGGTGCAGATATATCATATTCGCAAGCTAAATATAATTTCAGCCGGCTCAGCTTACaagataaatttaaatttaagccATGAAAATTAGAGAACTGTTTTAAAACAAAGCCCAAAAATGTATATACCTActtctattaaaaaaaagttcacCAAccttatatatatttgttcaATGCTTATCTCATTTCATTGAACTTAGCACTCGTATTTGTTTGAATAGGATTTTCCCAGacattgaaaatatatttatatattacaATTGTTTATTTTACGTGTGACTCACCAACAAGCCATTGCAATATAGTACCAAATATATCTTATATTGAAATATtagttattttaaaaacattaatcAAGCacaattgttaaaaaaaaagtcgATCTAAATATATACGTTACTGAAATTGGTTAATATAATCTTGGAGCAAGGTTGTaagtaaattttaaaatctattTTGTCGAAAGTAATAAAGTATAACTTACTTCCTTGTATATAGTAACGCCATCCATCATGGCCAGGGATACCATGCACAGGGCAGCCATACCCACCAGGCACGTCTGTAGCTCCAGAAAGTCCTCGTAGCGCCCTAACTCAAAGAGTTCATTGAAGAGCAGGGCAAATGTCAATCCCTCCACGGCAGTACTGGCATACAAAAACACTAAAATGGTGGGAAAAGTTACTGGAACAGGTGCACAAGGACCTTGGAGATCGGCAGAACCCTCACCTGTCGACTTCTTTCGCTCCACAATGCGATGATAGAGCATTAGCACGAGAGTCAGAAATATGGAAAATATTGCATTCCATACCTCACCCGACCCAATTACAACCAAATAATTCAGATCCCTGGGACTCGAATGGAAAAGAGTGTTTAGATGGCGAACATTTTGCTGAGGAAGAAAGTTCCTGGCCAATTCCAGACTATTTACTGCCAAAAGGACCAGGGAAATCGCCGCACGTCCGTTGTGGAATATTAGTAATGTTTTATGACATCTGCATAGGAAAGTCGAAGATGTTTAAGATTTGGATGTGTCAAATAAATCACAATAttgtttaaagaaatattatgtaaacatattaattaaatttcaaatGTCATGAATTTCAGTCTTAAAATATTGGATGTTTTTATATCCTTAGacgacaaaaataaattcctattgatttatatcatacaaaaTTTCGTATCACCCGAACCGACGAAAACAAAATGattatatgtattttaaactcaTTTTAAATGGCTGTCTCCAGAGGCCTTTGCATCTGAATATTTCGTAAAGAACCACTTTATTAAATAACCATAATAAAACATAGATATCAGACATATTTCTATAATTAACTACTGTTCCCAATGATATTGATTTCGTGTTTGGGTtcatacaaatttatttatatgaaTGCGCCCTTAATGAAAAGTGCGTTGCAGATGCAATTGAGATTTACCCATTGAGAATACTTTGGCACGCGATGCGTTATTTTTCGAATTCGGAATGCTATGttgattatattttaaattcgcTGCGGGGTGCATTTGATTTTCAATGGTGTGGGCACTTGAGGTCCGGATATCAATAATAGGTTTTTAAGTGGATTTTAAAATCGAAGAAGGAAAGATCACGTACGTATGTAAATAATTTCCGGTATAAGGTAATGATTTCTTATTGTATAACGTTTCCAACTACATTCTTAGTCATTAAAATAAGGTAAAGATTAAATTTGATGTTGATACAGGTAAAGAAATCTAGgcaaaaatatacaaaaaattattgaaTAAATAGGAtagattataaaaataaatataagacAACATTCATAAATTCAATATACAATTTAAAGCTTAATATTATGCTCAAACAAACAATAAGTCACAATAGTTTATGCAAAAAAGGTAAAAATTATCTCCTTAACTAAGTCGCTATGTTATCTTAGACATTAAATTTCGTCTGGTGATTTTTTAAGCTGATTATGCACAGAGGTAACATCTCTAGGCCCTCTCATCACTTCTCCAGAATTCGTATAATCTACAAACGCATGTGctaaatttaaacaaatgtGCTCATTTTCCTGTCTAATACATATACGCCCATGGGGGGCATTATTTACATTCTTATTTTGGTTGCAATTCTAGGAGTTAAATAgataaaaaaaacttctgatgATAATCACAAAGGAGCTAATTAATCGGATATTACATGTGACCTAATTTCAGTTCATGTCTTTGCACAATTTAAGGGGGAAAAGCGCTAGCTCATTGCAAACTCATTGTAAACAACGCAAAGTAAATGTTTATACTCggatgaaaaacaaataaaacaaagCCGAAACactttaattttagtttaaaatatgTCAATTCAGCTTGCCATGTTGTATTAAATGGCAATCCGAACAAGCGAAGTTACAatagatatacatatatttagaGAGTTGACttgcaaaaatatatataaacacAGGACGCCTGAATGAAACTCACTTTTTGTATCTTTTCCAAACAAATATCCAGCAGAAAAGTAGCAGAAAAATGCTCAGACACGTAAAAACACGTCTCACACGGTCAATGCCACAAACATCTGTATTTAAATTATCATAAATAGAGCGTACATGCCCATTCAAATGATCACAGTGTATTATATTGAACAACTGCTTCATAATGGCCAATAAAACCGAAACTAATGGCCAAAATTGAATGATGGTTTTCTAGCCCAGGCGCCGGGTTTTCAACTCTTCCACAAATCGAAAGATTTCACATTTGTGATAtcatttcaaaatattttcctCCCGTTGCGCATATTCCTTTACGACTCTTTGTATCGCTTCCACAATTAAAACCGAATCTATAGGCATTCACTTTCAAACTTTGGCGTACAACAGGTTGAACAGCAAATACAGAATCGCTCAATATAAACAAACTATTTCGCAATCGGGAATATGCACTGCGATTACTGCTGGCGCAATATGTGGTGTTATGCGCGATCGCGATGGATccaaaattaatttcaattcgTTTCCAACTGAGAGCCCGTCGCGTCCCCAGTTGCCATTCAATTATTATTCTTTTAAGTAATTTTTGTATAAACAAAATAGCCGCAAGAGATATGTGCTGGGCTGGTGTTGGGGTTGTGTGGCGCACGTTCCCCGCGATAAAGAAAACTTCGAGAGAAGAAAAGGCCAACCGTCTGCGACCGAGCGTGGCGGCACACTAAGCAGACTCTCGCACGCCGGAAAAATCACGAAGAGCCAGCCGCCCGAACTCGAGAAGATATTGCACTGATCTGGGGGATCGCGCACGTGCGCGATGGGGGAAAGCTCTTCCCACATCGACCGGGTTTTGGAATGGGGTGGCTATCCACTGATACCAGCGACCCATATACTTTGCTAAATCATCTcgggaaaaatcaaagtttcAATCAATTAATGAACATTAATATTTatcatatatattataaatcttaggtatattttaaaaacaataaatgtaGGCATACAATATTAATAAATCACCGAAAATATCATAGAAATGATTGACTTTTTTTTTACAAGCTAAGTATATGATTTAACTTCAATACTAAAATTGAGCAACTACAACCGGAAAGCTTAATAACTTTAAATCAAATTTGTTAATTTTCTTAGTTTAGTATGTCTCATAAGAGTAACTCGTATAATTGTATGTAAGACTATAAATGGCTAATGGCTCTTTTAAGAATTTCAATGAGAACGGATCTGTAATACTAAGAAAGAACTTGATAAGAATATAAATAAGACTGCTCAGAGCTAGaatttctattaaaataacaAAAGTTATGAAGGTCGCCCTAGAAGAACTCGAAAGAGTGTAgattaatttttgtaatttcctattaaaatatattactatATCACTGCCATAAGAACGAACTTCAAGTTTTTCCATGTATAATCACTTCTTCCGAATCAAATGAGAGAACCCACAGATTGCAGGTCTCTGATAATACGAACTGATAAGAATAAAAGACTCCTAGAGTTCAAATTTCTATCAGAGCAACAAAAATCACTTCGCGTTAGCTTAATTTactaagaaaattaattaacaaGACTTCATTCGCGTGAGCTTAATTTactaagaaaattaattaacatATAAGATCGCATACTAGACGCAACCAGCGGTTCAAAAACACTTCAAAAAGCAAGCATTAACTAAACGGAGGAAAAGTAGTCGCAGCTGCCACACATGTTATACAGTTGTCCCGAAGAGGGTTCGATGAAGAATCGTAGGGCCTGGGTGCAATTAAGCTCGTGACTGGCGATTTGCTGTTGTAGAAGTACCTGAAGCTGCTCCATATTGGCAGAGTGCTCAAACTGGATGCCACACTCGCAAATGAAGGCGCCTTTGTGGCGTCTTAGGCTTTTTATTTGACAAACTGGGCACAGCACATCCTTTTGCTTCTCATCCGGCTCTACGTATAGGGTTTCCAGGTTCTTTTCACCCAGGGCATACCACTCGTTCACATCGGCAAGTAGTTCCTCTAGGATGAGCTGCTCCAGCTCCACATCCTTTTCCAACTCACTGAGCTCCAGACGCAGAATGTCCCTGAGTTCCGACTGGAAGGAAAGTAGGTTATTTATGGATTATACGTTGGGAATCACTTGTCTTACCAATTGTATTTCGCGATTGGCGTCCGTGCATCTATTGCGGGTTTCTATAATGCGCTTGCGGTACTTCTGTTGAGGTTTTAATAAATAGTACTAGGTGATTTTAATGGGAATACTATGCTTTTTACCTCTCGCAGCATTTCACGTAGTTTTGGCATTTGCTTTCCCATTCGCTGCCTTTTGGCCACATCTTGAGCATGTCGTTTCTGCTCCACGGAGGTGTGATAAATCGGGTTTTGTGTGGAATTCATTTTATCACGTTCTGTATAGTAAAATTGGTTGGTTTTTGGACTGGACAAGTCCGTATCGTCAAACAGGTGGGATGCCTTTTGATTCGGAAATGTTGGTGCATAAAAATAACctaaaatacataaaatattttaattaatcaagtgtaaagttaaaatcaatatGCTACCTTCAAAAAACCATTAaaagttgtttttaattatgaAGAACAACATTTGTACGTAGATAATTATTAGAgccaaaaatataaatttatagaACAAGGCCAGAAGTTAGAACATACCTCTATCtatatcttaaaatttttgttattaCAGTTTAGTAAAGAATACATTGTAGAACCAGTAGTCAGTTAATTACCCTATGAACGCCAAAATTAGTGTAACATTGTTCATAGCACACTATATGCAGTAGATATTACCCAATTTGCAAACATTTTAACAATGGCAAATATGGAACAACCAAGTTGAACAGTAATGTTTCCAAAGTAACCGGTTAATGCAATGCGATATAAATACCAGGACAGACCAAATAAACCCGCAAAACCACACAAAACACTACTATTGTTACAAGCAAGCCATAATAATCAAAAAACCTACCTTAATTCCCGAAATTCCGCGCAATCTCCTGTTGATAGCCGCTAGAGGTGGCACTTCTTCGATAGTCCTGCCAATTTAGACAGTGTGACCGCTTGCCAGAATCCCGCGTGTCACGTTCTCCCGCATCTTGCAACACTGAACGCAGGGTTGCACCGAGCCGATTTGACAGCTCGTAGATGGCGTATAGCACGTTTCCGGTCTTTCTTTCCCTTTCTTTTACCAGCGTGTGCAGTGACTAGTAAAAGGTTAGTGCgatattttcaataaaaatacaccTGAACTTGTGAGGAAACCGCTCAAATGCAATCGTTTTGTGCCGCCCACAGATGCCTGCTCCGGTCGCCAAGAAGCCAGCAGCGAAAAAGCTGCCCGCTGTGCCGGAATCGAAGCTGAAGTTCAGCAAGAAACAAATCTCGAAGCGGGTGGCCGATTCGAAACGTCGCCTCAAGAAGGCCGCCGTGATTGCCCTGCGCAAGAAGGAGAACCTGGTGCGCGCCGAGAAGTACCAGAATGAGTACATCAAGGCTGACCAGCGGGAGATCAAGCTGCGCCGTCTGGCCAAGAAGCGCAACCAGTTCTACGTGCCCGCCGAGGCCAAGTTGGCCTTTGTGGTCCGTATCCGCGGGTGAGTGAAGGAATTAGCCCTAGCAATCCCCTCCAGCTATTCTAAACTGCTTCCTCCCTTAGTATCAACAAGGTGGCGCCCAAGGTGCGTAAGGTCCTGCAGCTGTTCCGTCTGAGGCAGATCAACAACGGTGTGTTCATCAAGCTGAACAAGGCCACCATCAACATGCTCCGCATTGCCGAGCCCTACATCACCTGGGGTTACCCGAACCTCAAGTCCGTGCGGGAGTTGATCTACAAGCGCGGTTTCGTCAAGCACAACCGTCAGCGTGTGCCCATCACCGACAACTTTGTCATCGAGCGCAAGCTGCGACAGGCCCATCAGATTCAGTGCGTCGAGGATCTTGTCCACGAGATCTTCACCGTCGGCCCCAACTTCAAGTACGCCTCCAACTTCCTGTGGCCCTTCAAGCTAAACACCCCCACCGGCGGCTGGCGCAAGAAGGCCAACCATTATGTCAACGGTGGAGACTTTGGAAACCGTGAGGACCAGATCAACCGTCTGCTGCGCAAGATGGTCTAAGGGATTCACCCAATCCATGTGctgaaacaacaacaacaacagcagcggTACGATGTAAACAGTGAGAGAAATAAAAGTTACTTTTATAAACCCACGAATTGCCGTTCAGTACAAAAACGCAGTGTTTTCGGTTCAAGGAGGTGATGTGGTAACTATGTGAAGGAATCCTATGCCAGTTGGATTTTAATTCTTGAGT is a genomic window of Drosophila suzukii chromosome 2L, CBGP_Dsuzu_IsoJpt1.0, whole genome shotgun sequence containing:
- the Ripalpha gene encoding RIP-like protein, with protein sequence MNSTQNPIYHTSVEQKRHAQDVAKRQRMGKQMPKLREMLREKYRKRIIETRNRCTDANREIQLSELRDILRLELSELEKDVELEQLILEELLADVNEWYALGEKNLETLYVEPDEKQKDVLCPVCQIKSLRRHKGAFICECGIQFEHSANMEQLQVLLQQQIASHELNCTQALRFFIEPSSGQLYNMCGSCDYFSSV
- the RpL7 gene encoding large ribosomal subunit protein uL30 translates to MPAPVAKKPAAKKLPAVPESKLKFSKKQISKRVADSKRRLKKAAVIALRKKENLVRAEKYQNEYIKADQREIKLRRLAKKRNQFYVPAEAKLAFVVRIRGINKVAPKVRKVLQLFRLRQINNGVFIKLNKATINMLRIAEPYITWGYPNLKSVRELIYKRGFVKHNRQRVPITDNFVIERKLRQAHQIQCVEDLVHEIFTVGPNFKYASNFLWPFKLNTPTGGWRKKANHYVNGGDFGNREDQINRLLRKMV